The following coding sequences are from one Nymphalis io chromosome 5, ilAglIoxx1.1, whole genome shotgun sequence window:
- the LOC126768672 gene encoding tRNA N6-adenosine threonylcarbamoyltransferase, mitochondrial-like, producing MYFLLRSFKIRENSTLKMYFGLKLLKGNLKKLSYDQSSTILGIETSCDDTGCAVVSGKKDILGESLFSQNVLHLRYGGVNPLVARDLHRENIDLAVNEALEKASLNIHSIDAIAVTIKPGLLISLQIGVKYARYLAKTHNKPLIPIHHMEAHALVARMFHEIEFPFLAVLISGGHCLLTVVKDVDNFLLLGGTLDNAPGEVLDKAARRMKLRNIPAYSKLPGGKAIETAAKGSNNPELFSFPIPLIRNRDCNFSFSGIQDTFLRHLLRKETEHNAIADRIIPEVNDLCAGLQMVMAEHIAHRIERAVLFCNKNNLLKDNKTIVVSGGVACNNYIFETLQNVGNLLDCNVVRPPPKVCTDNGIMIAWNGIEKLKKGCQFHSVSLDSIDPKAPLGTNIINQVKDANLYVKVRRLKNKIK from the coding sequence aTGTATTTTCTATTGAGATCTTTTAAAATTAGAGAAAACAgcacattaaaaatgtattttggccTAAAACTATTAAAAGGAAATCTAAAAAAGCTTAGCTATGACCAAAGTAGTACTATTTTAGGCATAGAGACATCTTGTGATGATACAGGCTGTGCTGTTGTAAGTGGAAAGAAAGATATATTAGGAGAGTCGCTCTTCTCACAAAATGTCTTGCATTTAAGATATGGTGGTGTTAATCCTCTTGTCGCACGAGATTTGCATCGGGAAAATATTGATCTAGCGGTAAATGAAGCTTTAGAGAAAGCTTCCCTAAACATACACAGCATTGATGCAATTGCTGTAACTATAAAACCTGGTTTATTAATCAGTTTACAAATAGGCGTGAAGTATGCCAGATATCTAGCCAAAACTCACAATAAACCATTAATACCAATACATCATATGGAAGCCCATGCTTTAGTGGCTCGAATGTTTCATGAAATAGAATTTCCATTTTTAGCAGTGTTAATATCTGGTGGACATTGTTTGCTTACAGTTGTTAAGGATGTAGACAATTTTCTCTTATTGGGAGGTACTTTAGATAATGCACCAGGAGAAGTTTTAGATAAAGCTGCGAGGAGAATGAAACTTAGAAATATTCCAGCCTACTCTAAACTTCCTGGAGGAAAGGCTATTGAAACAGCCGCAAAAGGCTCCAATAATCctgaattattttcatttccaaTACCATTAATAAGAAATAGAGattgtaattttagttttagtggTATTCAAGATACTTTTTTGAGACATCTCCTGAGAAAAGAGACTGAACATAATGCAATAGCAGACAGAATTATTCCAGAAGTAAATGACCTTTGTGCAGGTTTACAAATGGTCATGGCAGAACATATAGCACACAGAATAGAAAGAGCagtgttattttgtaataaaaataatttactaaaagataataaaactattgtgGTTTCAGGTGGTGTtgcatgtaataattatatttttgaaactttACAAAATGTTGGGAATCTGTTAGATTGTAATGTAGTAAGACCTCCTCCTAAAGTTTGTACTGATAATGGAATTATGATTGCTTGGAATGGTATAGAGAAACTCAAGAAAGGGTGCCAATTTCATAGTGTATCATTAGACAGTATTGACCCAAAAGCTCCCTTaggtacaaatataataaaccaaGTAAAGGATGCAAACTTGTATGTAAAAGTaagaagattaaaaaataaaataaaataa
- the LOC126768681 gene encoding 1-acyl-sn-glycerol-3-phosphate acyltransferase gamma-like, whose amino-acid sequence MLYLNILKQSTIVHLCFAISYFTSGLILSLIQAILFFSLKPFNKTLYRKINYYLSYSFYCQLVFMSEWWSGTKLSIYVKKDEYDKYYGKEHGYLIMNHSYEVDWLMGWHFCDGIQVLGNCKAYAKKSIQYLPPIGWIWKFSEFVFLERSFDKDKEIIKTQISEICDYPDPVWLLLTPEGTRFTAKKHEASLKFAKEKNLPLLKHHLTPRTRGFTTSLEYFRGKIPAIYNIQLAFEKDSKVPPTLTSMLYGKPVHAHLYIERLPVENIPKDEAEAAKWLHDIFVIKDKMQDSFVNTGDFFLESGVERVESFQRPKRIYSLVNTLGWAAITLTPMLYYLLGLLFSGKLLYFSIGGAILAAFYILLQKSIGMSKISQGSSYGTEKK is encoded by the exons atgctttatttaaacattttgaaacAATCTACGATTGTTCACTTATGTTTTGCTATATCATACTTCACATCAGGCTTAATATTAAGTCTTATTCAAGCCATTTTATTCTTTAGCTTAAAGCCATTCAACAAAACATTGTAcaggaaaataaattattatctttcatACTCATTTTACTGTC AATTAGTGTTTATGTCAGAATGGTGGTCGGGTACAAAATTGTCTATTTATGTCAAGAAAGATGAATATGATAAGTACTATGGGAAAGAACATGGGTATCTTATAATGAATCATAGTTATGAAGTGGACTGGCTTATGGGATGGCACTTCTGTGATGGGATACAAGTTTTAGGC aaCTGTAAAGCCTATGCTAAAAAGTCCATACAGTACTTGCCGCCTATAGGTTGGATATGGAAATTTTCGGAATTTGTATTTCTAGAAAGATCGTTCGATAAAGataaggaaataataaaaactcagATATCAGAAATTTGTGACTATCCGGATCCAGTTTGG ctaCTGTTGACGCCGGAAGGGACACGGTTCACGGCTAAAAAACATGAAGCTTCACTTAAATTTGCCAAAGAAAAGAACTTACCTCTTCTCAAACATCACTTGACGCCCCGCACCAGAGGTTTCACGACCAGCTTAGAGTACTTTAGAGGCAAGATACCAGCCATCTATAACATACAGCTAGCCTTTGAAAAGGATAGCAAA gttCCACCAACATTAACAAGCATGTTATATGGCAAGCCGGTTCATGCGCATTTGTATATCGAGAGACTACCCGTCGAGAATATACCGAAAGACGAGGCCGAGGCAGCTAAGTGGCTACACGACATTTTCGTTATAAag gaTAAAATGCAAGATTCATTCGTCAATACAGGCGATTTCTTCCTCGAATCTGGGGTGGAGAGAGTGGAGTCGTTCCAACGGCCTAAACGTATTTATTCACTCGTAAACACTCTGGGATGGGCCGCCATAACTCTCACCCCGATGCTCTACTACCTCCTCGGCCTTCTATTTAGTGGAAAACTACTCTATTTTTCAATCGGCGGTGCGATTCTCGCGGCAT tttaCATTCTACTTCAAAAGTCTATAGGAATGTCCAAAATTAGCCAAGGATCTTCATATGGAAcggaaaaaaagtaa
- the LOC126768757 gene encoding protein stunted-like isoform X1: MSAWRQVGLNYINYSNIAAKVLRRALKPELRTEALRRDDSHVRITPWANGKPAHLKKQAAK, translated from the exons atgagCGCCTGGAGACAAGTAGGACTTAA TTACATAAACTACTCCAACATTGCTGCAAAAGTTTTGCGGCGAGCTTTAAAACCAGAATTACGAACAGAGGCATTACGACGAGATGACTCTCACGTTCGTATCACACCGTGGGCTAACGGCAAGCCAGCAC atttaaaaaaacaagctGCCAAGTAG
- the LOC126768735 gene encoding gonadal protein gdl → METPEQTPEILQRKLYFLLEQLQDMARELPPKYQMRVPIELLSGLANCLLNDTVFEIVKGLMEIQHVTEKHLFQQRLQIINNHTLEIQEMINTTPNASQQEIKRNSLLKRHKDELKQTDMKLVIQLDQKVSDQQDTLEKAGVPGFFVTNKPIEIKVQMYLLDFILRLSKMDIP, encoded by the exons ATGGAAACACCTGAACAGACTCCAGAAATCTTGCAAAGGAAACTTTACTTTTTGTTAGAACAATTACAGGACATGGCTAGAGAATTACCACC aaaatatCAAATGAGAGTGCCTATTGAGCTCCTGTCAGGATTAGCAAATTGTCTTTTAAATGATACAGTTTTTGAAATAGTGAAAGGATTAATGGAAATACAACATGTTAcagaaaaacatttatttcaacaaagacttcaaattattaataatcacaCAT TGGAAATTCAAGAAATGATCAACACTACACCAAATGCATCACAAcaagaaattaaaagaaattcatTATTGAAAAGACACAAGGACGAATTAAAACAAACTGATATGAAATTGGTTATTCAATTAGATCaaaaa GTAAGCGACCAGCAAGATACATTAGAAAAGGCTGGAGTTCCTGGATTTTTTGTTACTAATAAACCCATTGAAATTAAAGTACAAATGTAccttttagattttattttaagattaagtAAAATGGATATACCGTAA
- the LOC126768757 gene encoding protein stunted-like isoform X2 yields MSAWRQVGLNYINYSNIAAKVLRRALKPELRTEALRRDDSHVRITPWANGKPAHEKD; encoded by the exons atgagCGCCTGGAGACAAGTAGGACTTAA TTACATAAACTACTCCAACATTGCTGCAAAAGTTTTGCGGCGAGCTTTAAAACCAGAATTACGAACAGAGGCATTACGACGAGATGACTCTCACGTTCGTATCACACCGTGGGCTAACGGCAAGCCAGCAC ATGAAAAGGACTAG